GGGGGTTCTCATGACCAAAAAATTCGTTCCCTTGATGTTAAGCTTGAGTTTTATTTTAGTAGGATGTAGTAAAGGATTAGGAGGTTCAGGCGGTTGTCCTACAGTAAAAGAATTCCAAAAAAAATTAGATAACCTTCAGCCTGGAATTCAAATAGAAAAAATCGAAAAATCACCGATTCCAGGGTTATGTAAAGTAGTGATTAAAATATCGGAGTTTAATAAAGCTCTGTTTTATACTGACGCAAAAGGAAATTACATCATAAGTGGGAACATCATTGACATAGCACAAAAAAAAGATATCATCAGAGAAGAGATGGAAAAATTAAACAAAAAAGTGCTTGATAAAAACACATTAGCAGAGGTAGAAAAGCTTGTTGACCTTACCTATGGCAACTCTCCTAACGTAGTATACTTTATTACTGACCCTGACTGTCCTGTCTGTAAACGTGCTGAACCTGTGTTAGAAAACCTGGCTAAAGAGGGGAAGATAACGGTCAAAACCATACTTTTACCCTTAGAGTCTTTACATCCCGAGGCCAAAAATAAATCTATATCTCTTATCTGTGATAAAAAAGGTTTTCAAGACCTTATCCAAGGATATAAAGGGGCTAACCTTTGTGCTTCAGGAAAAGAAAAAATAGAAAAAAACATAGATTTTATGTTTAACAAAATAGGAGTAACCGGGACCCCTGCTTTTATCTTCCCAGACGGAGAAGTTGTAATAGGTTGGGTAGGTCCGGAGTTTATTCTCAACAAGTTTAACTTGCGATAAAAATATGTTAACCGTTCAAGAAAAACTTTTTTGCTTAAAACTGGCAAGAAAAACCTTAGAAGACTATTTTAAAGGAACTTATGAACTAATTAACCCTCCAGACAAATACCCCTCTCTTAAACAAAAGAGAGGGGCTTTTGTGACCTTGCTTAAGGAAGGCAATCTGAGAGGGTGTATCGGGATTATCGAACCTTTATACCCTCTCTATCAAGTAATCCAAGAAATGGCTATCTCTGCAGCCTTTAAAGACCCAAGGTTTCCACCCCTTACAAAGGAGGAGCTTTCTCTTACAGAAATAGAAATTTCAGTTCTATCTCCTCTTAAAAAAGGAACTATAGAAGAGATAGAGGTAGGGAAACACGGGGTATATTTAATCAAAGGCTTTTATCGAGGCGTACTCCTTCCTCAAGTACCTGTAGAGTATGGTTGGGACAAAAAGACCTTTTTAGAACACCTCTGTCTTAAAGCTGGCCTTCACCCTAACTGTTATAAGGAAAAAGACGTAGAAATCTATCTTTTTACGGCAGAGGTTTTTAAAGAAAGCGAATTTTTTAAAAACTAATCAAGCCTTTTTGTCTATTCTAAATAGGCTTATCAACTGGTCCCTAATTTGCCGATAGAGAATAAAATCAAAAATCTTTCTTTAATCTTTAAACTTAAAAATCATAATCCTTAGTTACTTTCTATAGTTCTTCCCCAACTCTCATATAAAATCTATTCCATTCTCTACCTGTAACTACTCCTCTCAATCTTTTTCCCCTGATTCTAAACATATTTTTATAACAAAAGTCTTCTTGAAACCATCAGAAAAGAGGTTATCGCAAGTTTAAATTTTATAAACATGGTGTATGTGGCTTACAAGGTGACGGGTTTCTCAAGGGAAAGGGTTATAGGAATGGCTGGGGTCCTTGATTCTGCTCGTTATCGGTATTTCATTGCAGAAGCCTTAGGGGTAAGCCCTGCTGATGTTTCTGCGCTTGTGCTTGGCATCCATGGCGACCATATGGTGCCCCTTGTGCGGCTTGCTAATGTCGCTGGGGTGCCCATAACTCAACTTCTTTCTCAAGAAAAGGTCGAAGAAATAGTAAAAAGGACGAAGTATGGAGGGGGCGAGATCGTAAGCCTTCTTAAGACTGGTAGCGCCTTTATCACCCCAGGGTTAGCCACGATTGAGATGGCTGAATCTATACTTAAAGATGCAAAAAGGGTGTTGACTTGTTCAGTGCTTTTGAAAGGTGAATACGGCATTTCTGGCGTCTTTCTTGGCGTCCCTGTTATCCTTGGAAGGCAAGGAGTAGAAAGGATCCTTGAGTTTGACCTTCTACCAGAAGAGAGTGAAGCTTTGTTAGCCGGAGCCAAAGTCTGCGAAGCCTTAATCTCTCAGCTTGAACTGTAGAAGTTTTAGGCAGATTTAGTAGATTGGGGCTAATTTAGATGAAATGTTGCTCAATGCGCTTGGTAGATAAAATGAGCATCTAAGCATAGAATAGCAGAAGTTAAAATTTAAGATAAATATATTGTCTAATATATTATTAAGGCCTTAAATTAAGGCCTTAAATGAAATATCAAATTTTAATGTATGAACATTGAAAATTCTAACAACAAACTGAAAGAAAAATTAAATAGCTTTCTTGATTATCATAAAACTCTTTTTATAATATATTATTAAGGCCTTAAATTAAGGCCTTAAATGAAATATCAAATTTTAATGTATGAACATTGAAAATTCTAACAACAAACTGAAAGAAAAATTAAATAGCTTTCTTGATTATCATAAAACTCTTTTTAATCTTAAACGTAAGATTATAAAAAAACTTGAAGATTATGATGAAGTTATTTGGCTATATGAAATTCCTAATGAGAAGGAATGTTTTTGTATTTTAAATGCCAGTGATGATGTTGATGAAACAATTTTAGAGGTTTATTTACCTGATGAACCAGAAAAACCTATTATTCCACATGAAATAAATAAATATGTTGTATTTGACAAAAATGAAGAACCAAAACTGAATGAAACTCTATTGCTGCAGCTACTGCAACAAAACGAAATAACCAACGAGGATTTACTTCAAATTAAAGAAATCTTTGAAAAGTATGAAAAAAAGTATATTGAATGGCTTATAGAACACGAACGTTGGAGGAAAATTTATAAAGTTTATGAAAAACTTTATAAGATGTACTTTGAACTAAAACGAAATGAAGCAGCTTATGAACTTGTACTTGGCTGTGGTTTATTATTATGGCGTCAACCAAATTGTCAAATCATTCAACGTCATATATTAACCGCTAGATGTGTTATAGAGTTTGAGAAGGACAAAAAAGAAATCAAGGTTCTATTTGATGAAAATAATCCAAAAGTAAACTTAGAAGATGAAATGATTGATTTAGAGTATCGACCTTCTGGGATTATAGAAAGTAAAAAAGCACTACTCGAAGATTCTTCAGTATTTGATTTATTTTTAACGACAGAAAACAATTCTAATAATATTATTTCCTTTTTAAAAGCATTTGTAAATACATTACATCCACAAGGTAAATACGAACATATTAATCAACCGGATCTAAAAAACATAAATGATATACCAAGAATCGAGTTTGCTCCAGCAATAATTTTGAGAAAACGGACTGAACCATACCTAAAGTGGTTAAATGACCTCTCAAAATTGGAAATTAAAGAGATTTCGCCTTTAATTTTAGAAATAGCCGAAATAAAAAAGGAAGATGAAGAATTTTATGATACAAATAAAAGCACCTTAATAGATTATAGACTATATTTTCCCAAACCTTACAATGAGGAACAGAAAAAAATTATTGAAAGATTAAACTTTTCGAACTTAGTAGTAATACAAGGACCACCAGGAACCGGTAAATCGCATACAATTGCTAACTTAATAGCTCATTTGTTAGCCGAAGGCAAAAGAGTGTTAGTAACTGCAAAAACAAGTAGGGCGTTGGCAGTTTTAAAAAATCTAATTCCTGAAAAACTAAGAGAGTTTTGTATTTTTCTTTTCGGTGATTCCAGTTTTGAAGAAAAAGAACATCTCGAGCATAGTGTGAAATCGTTATTATACAATTTGCGAAATTTGGATTCTGAAAGACTTGAAAATAACATTAAAGAACTAGAA
Above is a genomic segment from Thermodesulfobacterium commune DSM 2178 containing:
- a CDS encoding DsbC family protein, which produces MTKKFVPLMLSLSFILVGCSKGLGGSGGCPTVKEFQKKLDNLQPGIQIEKIEKSPIPGLCKVVIKISEFNKALFYTDAKGNYIISGNIIDIAQKKDIIREEMEKLNKKVLDKNTLAEVEKLVDLTYGNSPNVVYFITDPDCPVCKRAEPVLENLAKEGKITVKTILLPLESLHPEAKNKSISLICDKKGFQDLIQGYKGANLCASGKEKIEKNIDFMFNKIGVTGTPAFIFPDGEVVIGWVGPEFILNKFNLR
- the amrA gene encoding AmmeMemoRadiSam system protein A, which gives rise to MLTVQEKLFCLKLARKTLEDYFKGTYELINPPDKYPSLKQKRGAFVTLLKEGNLRGCIGIIEPLYPLYQVIQEMAISAAFKDPRFPPLTKEELSLTEIEISVLSPLKKGTIEEIEVGKHGVYLIKGFYRGVLLPQVPVEYGWDKKTFLEHLCLKAGLHPNCYKEKDVEIYLFTAEVFKESEFFKN